CCTCCATGGAGTTTTCGTTGTCCGCCAACAGCTGGGCAAATTGGATGGGGTAGAGGAAGAAGGCGTTGGCCAGCACTCTGGAGTAGTTCTCCGAGTAAAACCCATCCAGATTGGACTGGACGCCCATCTGGAGACCCAAAATCTCATCCTTGCTGAGATCGCCCACAGTTTCCAGCCAGTAGGTCAGTTTTTCGCAGGCGGCGATTTCCTGACCGGCCTCCCCCAACTGTCCATAGGCCGGCCAGTCCAGATAGCGGAGATTTTCAAAAATGGTGCGGCGGCACTGGTACTGCTCCTCACCGGAGAGGTTGGCGTCGGTGGTCAGGGTTTGAAAGGCGATGTATACAGCCCGGGTCGCGTCGATCTCCTCCCGCTCCGGTTCGGTCCGCTGGGAAAAGTCCGGCTCTCCATCCACCACCGGGAAGCGGGAGACATTGTCCGGGGCATAGGCGTCCATGCCGAGGTCGAACATGTTCTCCAGTCGCAGACCGGCCACATGGCCGTCCTGCATGTAGAAGACGATGCTGTAGGTAGGGGCATCCGTGGTCTGAAAGGCGTAATAGCAGTCGTGGCGCACCAGGATGTCGGAGCCGTGCTCCTTTATGCAGTAGACCAGCTTGTCCCCATAGGCCCGGAGCAGATCCGCCTTGGGACTGCCCACGCCGATGCCCCGGGATGTCTCGTATCCCGCGCCGATGGTCTTTATTCTGGAGATCACCTGCCCCGAGCCGTCGTCCGCGTCACAATAGGTCAGGTAGAGGGCGCCGCAGGTGACGTCGTGGAAATCCACGCCCCAGTCGCTTCCGTAGACCCACTCCCGGGCGGTGAGCTCCAAAGAGGTGCCAAAGGGGAAGCAATCCTCCTGCTCACCAAGGGACAGGCGCTCCGGATCGCCGCCCGCGTTCCAGCAGAGGGTGAAGTCACTGAGAGCCTCACCGGCCGCCTCGGAGGAGGGCGGCGGCACAGACGAGTTGGGCATCGTGCCGGAGGACTCGGGCATCAGGATAAACCAGAGGGACATCCCCACAATCACCATGAGGGCAACGGCGATGGGTATGAGGAAAAAAGAGAGCGGGCCGCGCTCGGGTGCAGGGGTTTCCGGCGCGGGCGCCTCAGCGGCTTCTTTTTGAATGGCCAGTTCATCGGCGGAGACGCCAAACAATTCGGCCATGGCCAGAAGATTGGCGGTGTCCGGCAAGGTCTGACCGGTCTCCCATTTGGAAACGGCCTGGCGGCTGACGCCCAGCGCCGCACCAAGGCCCTCCTGTGAAAGGCCCTGCGCCTTACGCAGCTGTTGGATGTGTTCGCCCAATGTCATAAGCGTACCTCCTTTGCCCTGCCATTGTAACAAAATAGGGGATAAAAAGCTACCACCCGGGCGTCAACTATCGGTTGCGCTTCGCGGTTTTGTCCATTCCTGCATGTTTTCTCAAAAAATGAATAATTACAAATTTTCCACCGCTCTTTTAGGAGGGTGGGTAAAAAAAGAGGGCAAAGGGGGGATTTTTATCCTTTGACCTGAAATAATCGTGGAATAAACGAATATCCGCCATTGACCGCAGCCCGCGAATTTGCTATGATATAAATCCAAATGTCCCTGTGTCAGAAAGGCGGAACATTCAAAAAAACAGATAAAGAGGATCGTATCGCATGCTTACACTGGATCAATTCAAAGAGGCCCGCGGCGTGCTGCAGGGCGTCATCTCCCAGACAAACCTGGTTTACAGCCGGTATTTTTCCCAGCTTTGCGGCAATCAGGTCTACTTAAAGCCGGAAAACATGCAGGTCACCGGCGCCTACAAGATTCGCGGAGCCTATTATAAGACCACCAAGCTGACGGAAGAGCAAAAGGGCCATGGGCTGATTACCGCCTCTGCGGGCAATCACGCGCAGGGCGTGGCTTATGCGGCCAAAGTGGCCGGGGTGAAGGCCACTGTGGTTATGCCCACCACCACGCCGCTGATGAAGGTCAACCACACCAAGGAGTACGGCGCGGAGGTGATTCTCCACGGCGCGGTGTTTGATGATGCGGCGGATTATGCGGTGAAGTTGGCGGAGAAAAACGGCATGACCTATATTCCGCCCTTCAACGATCTGGATATCGCCTGCGGACAGGGCACCATTGCCTACGAGATTTTTCAGTCCCTTCCGGACGTGGACGTCATCCTGGTGCCTGTCGGCGGCGGAGGACTGGCGGCGGGGGTCTCGACCCTGGCCAAATTGCTGAATCCTCACGTGCGGATCATCGGCGTGGAGCCGGCGGGCGCCGCTTCCATGAAGGCATCTGTGGAGGCCGGTCACGTGGTGTCGCTCCCTTCCGCTGTCACCATTGCGGACGGAGTGGCCGTGCGGACACCCGGTGACGTGGTGTTCCCCTATGTGCAGCAGAACGTGGACGAGTTTCTCACCATCGAGGACGACGAGTTGGTGGAAGCGTTTCTTGACATTATGGAGAACCACAAGATGGTGGTGGAAAACGCGGGACTGCTGTCTGTGGCGGCACTGAAGCAGCTGAACGACCAGGGAAAAAATGTGGTGTCCATCCTCTCCGGTGGCAATATGGACGTTATTACCATGTCCAGCCTGGTACAGCACGGCCTGATCAGCCGCGGGAGAGTGTTCACCTTCTCCGTTATGCTGCCGGATCGCCCCGGCGAGCTGCTCCATGTGGCGGAGATCGTGGCCCGGGAGAACGGAAATATCATCAAATTAGACCACAACCAGTTCGTGAACATCAACCGCCAGAGCAAGGTGGAGCTGCGTGTGACACTGGAGGCGTTTGGCCACGAGCATAAAGAGGCCATTTTGGAAGCCATGCGGAAAGAAGGCTACCACGCCTGCCTGGTGGACTCCAAGAATATCTACAACTGAAACAATCGGGCCGCTGCCTGGATATAGGAAAAGAGAGGGAGTTCGCCCTCTCTTTTTCCATACCCGGCTCATCCGGAATTTGGGCCGCTTCCACAAATGAACAGACACCGCCATGCCGCCGACCTTGAGACGGCAAACAGATTTACAGCTGTATACCGAGTTCGTTCAATGAAAATTTTTACGCTTTGCCGGCTGCCAAAAGGAGAAAGAAAAACCGCTCCGGTGAAGGAGCGGCAAAAAATCAATCGTTTTATCTTGGTCTGCCGGGAGGGGTGATAGGCGGCCTCACAGGGGGACGCCCCGCAGGCGGTCTCGGCGGCGGGCCCACAGGCGGTCTTACAGGCGGCCGACCCACAGGGGGCCTTATGGGCGGTCTCACCGCCGGCGGAAAGAGGATCGGCGGCCATATGAAAGGCGGGCGGATATTGGGCAGACAGCCGTTGGGAGGGCAGGGGGGTGCCGGAGGAGCGGGTGGAACCCCATCAGACTGGTCAGCGGTAATCCGCAGGGCGTTGATTTGCGGCGGGATGCTGTTGGTCATGACGCCATTATACCAGATATTAACCACATTGCCGGGGCGGAACTGGCGGGAAGCGATGGTATTTACAATTACATTTTGTCGTGTGTCAAGGTCAATCACCAACAGGTGGTCCAGATGTACCTCGATTACGACGGCTTGCATGAACATGCGTTCACCTCCGATCATACTTCAGAATATGTTGCGCGGAGGCGGGAGGGCACAGCCGAAGCGGCCGGGAAAAAAGAAAACCGCCCCGTGACCGGGGCGGCTGTAGCTCAGGGGGTGGCATCGCCGACGGAACCATCGCCTTTCAGCTCATGGTAGACCTTGAGCTGCGGGCCGCTGGTGCCGTCGATGATGGGCTTTGCGTGCTCTTGTGCCATGTTTGGCCTTTCCCTGGATTTCCGGAACAGGCGCGGCGTCATTGCGGGGCTGCGTGTGCGTCCGGTCCGGCCGGGCCATTCCTTTCTTTGCCATCAAAATCACCTCATGGGTAGTTTGCCCGATCAATCGGCTCACATCCATCTCCGGACGCGTGATTCTTTCCGCCTTTTAAAAGTCCGGATGCTCAAAATTTAACAGCATGGCACAAGGAGGCCGGATGCGTGACATCCGGCCTCCTCTTTACAACGGTCTTCGGGAAAATGCGTCGCCGGAAGCCTTTACCGGTAGCTCAGCGTATTTTTAAAGGGATCCGTCATCCCCCGCAGAATGCCGGACACGGTAAAGCGGATCAGCGTGGCCACATCGAAAATGGGAACGCCGGTGGCCCGGTTGACCGCGGGGGTGTAGGGGGCGAAATTGGTTCCCTCGCAGACAATGGCGCCCACGTCGGGATGCTGGCGCATCAGTTGCAGGGAGGCCTCCACAATGTCTCTGCGGATGTCCTCGTAGACATAGCTGACCGCGCCCCGGGGGAAGGTGTCGTAAAAATAGGTGCCCTGCATACCCTGGACGGCGATGCGGCTTTCATCGATTCCCGGAACAAGGAAGTGGCTGAGGTCCAGGGTATCGGAGTTGGCGGTGAGAATACCCACCTTTTTATTAGGGGGCAGCATCCGGGCCACCATGGGAACCTGGAGCAGACCGGAGGTGATGACGGGAATGTCCACCGCCGCGGCGATCTGCTTTTGAAAGGCGATGACAAAGCCGCAGCTTGAGGAGATGCACCGGCAGCCCTGAGCCTGGAGAAAGCGGGCGCCCTCAATGAATTTCTCAATCAGCGTGTAGTCGGTCCGTTCGATGATCCGGGAGCCGTTGGAGCCCTCCACGGTATAAAAGGCCACCGGAAAATCATAGGTAAAGGCGTTGCCCACATCTCCGGGAATCCGGGGAATCTGGCGGTCCTGCATCAAAATGCCCACCACAACGCCCTGACTGGCGGTTCCGCCGTACATGGTTGTCATACGCATCCCCCTTTCCCTGCTTCCTCAGAATCCATAGGCGGCCTGCCCCATGAAGGCGGTACGCCGGTATCCCCGCCGTTGAGCCGATTTTGAAAGGGAGAGGTCATTCCCCGCAGGATGCCGGAGGCCACCAGACGGATCAGCGTCACAATGTCAAAGGTGGGCAGGCCGGTCATACGGTTGACGGCGGGGGAGAAGGGGGCGAGGTCCGCCCCCTCGCAGACGATGGCGCCAATGTCCGGGTGCTCTCTTATCAACTTGCCGGCGGCCCACAGCACGTCAGCCTCCACTTCCTCATAGACGTACCGGTCCGTCCCGCTGTAAAAGGCGGGATAGAAGGCCTTCGTATCCTCCAGGCCCTGAATGGCAATGCGCTCTTTGGTGAGACCGTAGCCGGTGCAGTAGCGCGGGTCCAGGGACCGGGCGCTGTCGGTGAGGATGCCTATTTTTTTGTGGGGCTGGATGATCTGGGCCGCAAAAGAGGCCTGGAGCAGGCTGGAGGTGAAAACGGGAATCTGTACCGCCGAGGCCAGTTGGTCCTGAAAGGCGATCAGGGAGCCGCAGCTGGTGGTAATGGCCTGACATCCCTCCGCTTCCAGGAACCGGGCCCCATCAAGGAGGGCGTCTGCCAGTTCCGGGTCCACTCCCTTGCTGATCCGCTCCGCTGTGGCGCCCTTCACTGTGTAAAACCGCACCGGGAAGTCATAGGTAAAGCCGTTGCCCACGTCGCCAGGTATTCGGGCAGATACGGTGTCGGCCATCAAAATGCCGATGGGCGTGCCCTGACTGGCTGTGCCGCCTCTCATGATGGTCATATGTTGTCCTCCTTGTTCGATCAGATAATCTGCGATTTCCTGTCTCCTGCCTCAGCGGCAGGAGACAGGAAATGAACGCTCAATAGTTGACCCAGGTTCCGATGCCCGACTCCTTTGCCCGCCGGTAGACGCGGCTGGCAATTGCGATGTCCAGGACTCCCATGCCCACGGGCTTGTAGTAGAGGAACTCCCGGTCGCTCTCCCGGCCGGCCTTATCGCCGCAGAGGACCTCGCCGATCTCCTGGACATAGATGTCCTCATCCCGCACCTTTCCGGCAAGGCCGTCCACGGCAAGGTAGCACGATCCCCTGTGGCGCACCTGCTTCCAGGAGTCGCAGAGGATTTTGTCCGCTTTTTTGTAGAGGTCCGGATGATCCAGACCACCCACGCAGATGTGGAGGCTGCCGGGGGCCGCGACGGACAGGTCCATCACGGGGACCTGCGCGCTGGAGGCGTTGACGGTGATATCCGGCGTGCGGCCGCAGTCGGCGATTTTGGTAATGGGAGTAATGGAGATTCCAAGGGTGCTGCCCATCTCATCGGCAAAACGCTCCGCGCTCTCCCGGACGATATCCACTATATAGAAGTGGTCTAACTGAGGGCAGGCGCGGTAGATGGCCTCCAGTTGCTTGCGGTTCTGATAGCCCGCACCCACAAGCATCAGCGTATCCGCACCCCGCCGGGCCAGGTATTTGGCGGCCACTCCGCTGGACGCGCCTGTGCGCATGGCGCTGATCTCGCTGCCGTTCATCAGGCAGACCGGGAACTTGGTGTCCGGATCGTTGAGTATGGTGATGGAGCTTGCCCGGGGCAGCCCTTTCTCCATATTCTTAGGGTTGCTGCCGATCCATTTGATACCGGCCATCTGGTATTTGCCGCCTAAGAATCCGGGCATGGCGTTGATGCGCCCCTTGTCACTTTCCTCCAGGAAGGATTTCCCAAAACCCATGGCGATTTTCTCGGGCACAATGGCGTCGCCCTGGTATACAAGCTTCAGCGCCTCCTCTACGTCCGCCAGGGCCAGATTCATATCTCCGGCCCCAAGGGAGGATACCTCGTCTCCGCTGAGATAGAGCAGCTTGATAGAGTCCATGATTTGCGTTCCTTTCTTCAAAAATAATGTTACAGATTGCCGCGCTGTTCCATGACCGGCTTGCGGTTCCAAAGGCCCACCAGCATGCACAGGAGGATCA
This window of the Dysosmobacter acutus genome carries:
- a CDS encoding helix-turn-helix domain-containing protein, with protein sequence MTLGEHIQQLRKAQGLSQEGLGAALGVSRQAVSKWETGQTLPDTANLLAMAELFGVSADELAIQKEAAEAPAPETPAPERGPLSFFLIPIAVALMVIVGMSLWFILMPESSGTMPNSSVPPPSSEAAGEALSDFTLCWNAGGDPERLSLGEQEDCFPFGTSLELTAREWVYGSDWGVDFHDVTCGALYLTYCDADDGSGQVISRIKTIGAGYETSRGIGVGSPKADLLRAYGDKLVYCIKEHGSDILVRHDCYYAFQTTDAPTYSIVFYMQDGHVAGLRLENMFDLGMDAYAPDNVSRFPVVDGEPDFSQRTEPEREEIDATRAVYIAFQTLTTDANLSGEEQYQCRRTIFENLRYLDWPAYGQLGEAGQEIAACEKLTYWLETVGDLSKDEILGLQMGVQSNLDGFYSENYSRVLANAFFLYPIQFAQLLADNENSMEDSRHVVSLTAYGSDLYPEQEAAAVEKLRRYGLSGREGAWADFLIAYMEAPIGTGYELPLPEGVY
- the ilvA gene encoding threonine ammonia-lyase — translated: MLTLDQFKEARGVLQGVISQTNLVYSRYFSQLCGNQVYLKPENMQVTGAYKIRGAYYKTTKLTEEQKGHGLITASAGNHAQGVAYAAKVAGVKATVVMPTTTPLMKVNHTKEYGAEVILHGAVFDDAADYAVKLAEKNGMTYIPPFNDLDIACGQGTIAYEIFQSLPDVDVILVPVGGGGLAAGVSTLAKLLNPHVRIIGVEPAGAASMKASVEAGHVVSLPSAVTIADGVAVRTPGDVVFPYVQQNVDEFLTIEDDELVEAFLDIMENHKMVVENAGLLSVAALKQLNDQGKNVVSILSGGNMDVITMSSLVQHGLISRGRVFTFSVMLPDRPGELLHVAEIVARENGNIIKLDHNQFVNINRQSKVELRVTLEAFGHEHKEAILEAMRKEGYHACLVDSKNIYN